The Pseudomonas fluorescens genome segment AGCGGCAGCAGGGGCGGCAGAGGCTGCCGGTTGTGCAGCTTCAGCCGGTTTCGCGCCACCACCCAGCGCCGTTTCCGGCAACGGCTGGTACTCGATTTTCGCAGGCGCCTTGGCCACGTCCGGAGCGGTCGACATCGGCGCCGGGCCGGTGACGTACGCCAGACTGATCATGCCCACCGCTGCCACCGGCAGGGTCCAGGCAAACTTGTGGCTGTCGTGACGGGTGTTGAAGTAGTGACGCACCAACACCGCCAACACGGCGATCCCGGCCAGGATCAGCCAGTTGTACTGGCTGCCGTAAGTGCTCGGGAAGTGGTTGCTGATCATGATGAACAGCACCGGCAGGGTGAAGTAGTTGTTGTGACGCGAACGCAGCAGGCCTTTGGCCGGCAGCGCCGGATCCGGCGTGCGGTTCTCGGCAATCGCGGCCACCAGTGCGCGCTGGGCCGGCATGATGATGCGGAACACGTTGCCGACCATGATGGTGCCGATGATCGCGCCGACGTGCAGGTACGCACCACGACCGCTGAACACCTTGCTGAAGCCATACGCCGCGCCGATGATCAGCACGAACAGGATGAAGCCGAGCAGGGCGGGTTTCTTGCCGAGGGGCGAATCGCAGAGGAAGTCGTAGATGAACCAGCCGGCGATCAGCGAACCGATGCCGATAGCCACGCCTTCAGGGCCGGTCAGGCCGCTGCCGGGTGCCACGAGGTAGAGCACGGGGTTGGAGTAGAACACCACGCAAAGGAGCGCGATCCCCGACATCCAGGTGAAATAGGC includes the following:
- a CDS encoding urate hydroxylase PuuD encodes the protein MEAHLLEWLNLSVRWVHMITGVAWIGASFYFVWLENNLNRVNPKTGLAGDLWAIHGGGIYHLEKYKLAPPSMPENLHWFKWEAYFTWMSGIALLCVVFYSNPVLYLVAPGSGLTGPEGVAIGIGSLIAGWFIYDFLCDSPLGKKPALLGFILFVLIIGAAYGFSKVFSGRGAYLHVGAIIGTIMVGNVFRIIMPAQRALVAAIAENRTPDPALPAKGLLRSRHNNYFTLPVLFIMISNHFPSTYGSQYNWLILAGIAVLAVLVRHYFNTRHDSHKFAWTLPVAAVGMISLAYVTGPAPMSTAPDVAKAPAKIEYQPLPETALGGGAKPAEAAQPAASAAPAAAPAQASNTGPAFDKVHNVIQERCAVCHSAKPTSPLFSAAPAGVMFDTPEQIRQNAARIQAQAITTQIMPLGNITQMTQQERDLIGAWIAQGARTN